One stretch of Aerosakkonema funiforme FACHB-1375 DNA includes these proteins:
- the rpsU gene encoding 30S ribosomal protein S21: MTQVVLGENEGLESALRRFKRQVSRAGILADVKNHRHFETPLEKRKRKATAARRKKRMR; this comes from the coding sequence ATGACCCAAGTGGTCTTAGGGGAAAATGAAGGACTCGAATCGGCTTTACGTCGATTCAAACGTCAAGTTTCAAGAGCGGGTATCTTGGCTGATGTCAAGAATCATCGTCACTTTGAAACGCCGCTGGAGAAGCGCAAACGTAAGGCAACGGCAGCTCGACGCAAGAAGCGGATGAGATAA